GAAGAAAACAGGCAACAAGATATACCAGTTTCCGAATCTTCTATAACCGATACCGAACTTATTGTTCGTTCGTATTTTAAAGACGATCCAGTCATGATTCAGATTGCACGATGTGAATCAGGTTTTCGTCATACTCTTACAGACGGTTCTGTTTTACAAGGTAGGGTTGACCCGGCAGACACAGGTGTTATGCAGATCAACAAACGTTACCACGAAAAAACAGCCGCTTCTATGCAACTAGATCTTGATAATATTTATGACAACATGGCGTACGCTCAGTATCTATACGATACACAGGGTACCAGACCATGGAGCGCTTCAGCTCCTTGTTGGAACGGTCATGTAGCAATGAATATCTAAAGACACAAATAAACGGCGCTTTCGCGCCGTTTATTTGTGTCTATGGTACCATTAACTCTAAAATAATATGAGATACTGGCTAATGAAAAGCGAACCTAGTGAATATTCAATTGATGACCTAGCGAAAGCTAAGGAGGGATTTTGGGATGGTGTACGAAATTACCAGGTAAGAAATATGTTCAGAGACGATATGAAGATTGGGGACAGAGCGTTGTTTTATCATTCAAATACTAAAGATATTGGCGTGGTAGGGGAGATGGAGGTGGTAAAAAGCGCTATCCCAGACCCAACTCAATTTGATAAAAAAAATAAACACTATGATCCAAAGTCAGCTATAGACAACCCACGTTGGCTTGGACCAACTGTAAAATTTATTTCAAAATTTAGCAAAATTGTTACCTTAAATGAGATTAAGAAAAACAAGACTTTCGCTGATTTACCACTAGTTAAAAAAGGGAACAGGTTATCTGTTATCTCTATTTCTAAAAAGCACTATGAAACATTAGTGAAAATGGGGCGATAAATATAAAGTATGAAAATTGGCTTTTTTGATTCGGGACTTGGAGGACTTACTATACTAAAAGCGGTAGCTACAGAACTACCTGAGTATGACTACGAATATTATGGTGACACGGCCAATCTACCGTACGGAGATAAAACTGAAGAGGAAATTTTTATCTTAACCAAACAGGGTATTGAACACCTATTTAAAAAAGAGTGCTTACTGGTGATCGTAGCTTGCAATACCGCATCGGCCGAAACCTTACGAAAACTACAAACAGAATATCTGCCACATACTCATCCAGACAAAAAGGTTCTGGGTGTAATTATCCCAACAATCGAAGAATTACTTGAAGAGTCTGTTACACACACTATATTGATCGGTACCAACCGAACCATCGAATCAAAAAAATACGAAAGTGAGATAAAAAAGCATAAAGAGGAACTTAAGGTAACTGCTATCAAAACTCCGGAACTAGTTCCGCTTATAGAAGGACGCCAATACGAAGACGCGCTATGCGTGGTATCAAAAATAATTGATGAAAGAAAAGGGGAACAGGGTATAATCCTTGGCTGCACACACTACACAATCCTGAAAGAAAAGCTGGAGGAAAAATACACTGGCTCGGACTTTAAAATATTTTCACAAGATTTAATCATCCCAAGTAAACTAAAAAAATATCTTGAGAATCATCCTGAGATCGAAACAAAACTTAGCAAGAATTACAGACGAAATATTTATCTAACAGATAACAGTAATCAATACGATGAGTTAATTGAGACGATACTTAATGGCCACCTTATTTAGAATAGGAGGGAGAAGTGGTGTATATAAATACGTATTTCCGTATGTCGCACCACAAGGGCACTCCTATTTAAATAGTCGCTAACGCTCCTTTTAAATATGTCGCACAATATATCTTTTGCGACATAATAAAGTATTTAAATGGTGGTATTAGCTTCCGTATTACTACTTCTATATCTACATAGATTTGTACCACTACACATATACAATAAAGTCCCATGGTTTCTATATCCTGTATCTAACTTATACTATTATCTTAAATAATTACTTTTATACTCAATTTTTTATACGTACTTAATTAACTTACTTACAAACAAAGCGTAATTTTTCTCCCTTTTTCCCTAAAATTTGGTCCAAATCTCATTTAAGCCTTATATATAAACGTATATTGCTACAAAGCCCAAAATTGCGTTCTAAGCGCTTTTATTCGCAGAGATGACATAAGGATCATCTATGAATTAGGTTCAATAGTATAAAGACTTACAAAATTGAATATAAAAAAATCCGCTCTCCATTTTATGGTTAACTGATTTTTAATTTCCTGAACTTTTCTTTTATATCCCCCCTTGTCTACACCATAACAGTCACATAAAAGCTCTTCAATTTTTTTAAGCGTTTGAATATATGCTTGTGACTTTACCACAGAAGTCAGCGGCAACATCGCTTGTGCAAGTGCTGCAGTCACATGATTCATATAGATATCACCAAGATCTGAAATGAATATCGTAACTAAACCACCCTCGTAATCTATCACATGATTGAAAATATCCTCATTTCTTTGTTCTGAGTGCGGGATAATATATATCGAGTAGGTTGGCTGCAATGTTAATTTGGGTTTAGGAATAAACAAATAAATCAATACACTTATTGTTACCCCTAAGAACAAAAAAACCACGACGAGCCAATTGGCAACCTGTGCATCAATTAACTTTTCGTCCATAATATAATGCAGGGCTATAACCGCTAGAAAAATTGCGACGAGTACCAATAGTAAGAAGTTGACTGCAATTTTATATGTGTCAATTTTCGTTTTCACGCTTCCCTCCTATTAAGTGATGTGAAAAGTGCTTTATTTATAACATTATTTTGGTGGTTTGTAAATAGTTCTAGATAAATATAAAAAACCCATTAGATCAATTTTTGTAAATCAATCTAATGGGAAGTAGCGCACAAACACAGATGCTAACGTGACATATCAGTGATTAAAGAAGGTTCAACCCAGGCCTCATAGTAGACATAAATCATTTTTTTGAGACCTCTTTCCTCGACAAACCTTAACTTTACAGGTGTTCCTATTGGTAAATTTACTTCTTCAGGTACACCTCTAACATATGCCGCAAATATTGTTTGACTGTTCGTCTTGTTGGTGTCTTTAGAGTCAAATGACCTGTCGTCAACATTCAGGCTTTTTACCCCGACTATCAACATCCCATCGGTTACTTGAGTCAAGGTCTTGAACTCGGCATCAATATCGACACGCTTGGTAAGTGGACCAGTTTCAGAGATGACTCTTGCAAAAAGTAACACGAGTAAAAGTACAGCAGTCCCTATTAACACGCTAAAAAATGTACTGGCTTTCACTTTTCATTCTCCTTTGGTTTTATGTGTTTAATATAATAATCATAATTGACCATCATTTGTTTACACAAGAATCGCTCAATCTCTGCAACACGCTGTTCACGGTCTTCACGAAAACATTCGTTGTCATGATTATGGTTCACTCTTTCAATTAACTCTGTGATAGACTGAACAAATTGAACTTCTTCGCTATCATTCTTAGGTACATATATAACCGCCTCCCCTGCATATTTACATTCATAGGTAGCTTTACCTACATCTTCACTGGTTCGTATTTGAAGTAGCGACTTACTTTCTAGCCACCTATCATCCTTAAGAAAAAACCAAAATCCAATAACAGATCCACCTAATACTGCAGATAGGAGTAGGATAATAAAATCGCTCGCATCTGTATTGATGCCCAAATATAATATTACACTTACCAACAAACCGGTTAACGTTATCAAAGTACTTTTTTTCACTTTCCTTCCCTCCTCTTTGAATGGTTGTGAAAAGTGCTTTATTTATAACATTATTTTGGTGGGTTGTAAAGCCGCCGTTACTTTTACTACTGCGGTGGTAGGTACAAAACTGGGTCCAGATAAGCATCAGAGGCAGCGACCGGTGTAGAAGCTGGTCCACAGCTAGTTACTGTCTTGATCTCGTTGAACTTACGTACACTTACACCATCCTTGGCGTATACAGTGAAATGAAGGTGTGGGCCGGTTGAGAAGCCGGTATTACCAGTGTAGCCAATAATGTCTCCGGTTGTTACTTTTTGGCCCGGTGAGACACTCTGTACATCCTGATGAGCATAAAGTGTAGACAGACCGTTGGCGTGGTCTATTAGTGTCCATTTACCCCACGAATAACAACCGGGGACGATGTCAGTGTTACCAGTCGCGCGCACTGTACCAGAAAGCGGTGCGTAGATAGCGGTCCCTCGTGGTGCGCTAAGGTCGATACCGGGGTGGTAAGCTCGACCACCATAGATACCAGGGTTACGCTTGGCAAACTCAGACCCGCCGAAGTATTGAGTAATGATGATATTTTTTAACGGCCAAGCAAACACTGCCGTACCCGGTGTTGGCACACTGTTTGGATCTAGGAAGAATTTAAGCTTGGTTTCGTAGTCACGAATCTCTTTTACGATCTGTTCCCTCGCCTGCTGCTTTTCTGCTAACAGCTGCTGGTAATTTTTTTCTTCATTTTTGGTAACCTCCAACAAATCAGCCTGCTCGGCTTGGTTGTTGGTCAATACTACATTTTGATCCTTATATTGGGAGTGTAGGGACTTAAGATCATTGCGTTTTTGGGTACTCTCCTCTCTTTTTTCGTCAAGCAATTTATGTAACGAGACTAACTCTTCCACCTTTATTGCCATACTGTTTTGCACCGACTTATGAGCCTCGAGTGAATTCCAAAATTCTGAAAATTTCTTATTTCTAAGTAAGAGTTCAACTAGAGTAAGGTCTTCGGTTTTGTATTGAGCCCGAATAATCTCCGCTATCGCTTCTTTGTTAGTATCTATATCCTTCTCAGTTTTACTAATTTCTAAAATAAGCTTGTTTATTTCTAAATCCGTAGAGCTTATGAGTGTCTCGGTACGTGAAATTTCTGCTTGTACTTTCTTGCGTTCCAAAGTTAACTGATTGATAGCTTTCTGAAGACTTTGCTTCTCTGCCCCCACCTCCATAAGCTGCAACTCAAATTTGGCAATTTCTTTTTCTATATCCGCCAAGCGCGATCCTCTATCTTGAATATCCTGTTTTAATTTTTCCAGCTCGGAAGTCTGAGCGTGAACAAGCGGTAAAGAAAACCAAAAAAGCGGGGCTAAAAATAGACCAAATAAAAAAGCGGTTACTGTTTTTTGTAACTTCACCGCTTTATTTTATCACAAGCGACAGAGATTCTCTTTAGAGTTTCTTCACGACCGATTATATAGGCAATAGTAAAAGGGTCTGGCGACCTCTCTCGGCCCGATAAGGCGACTCTAAGCGGCCAAAGTAACTCTCCCCTACCAACCTCTTCTGCATAGTCCCAAAGATCATTTTTAACGCTATCTGGCGTCGAAAAATCGGCTTCCTTGAGCAAATTTAGAGCTTTTTGAAGTCTCGGCAGAGCCTCTATTACATCATTATCCTTTTTCCATTTCAAGATATCAGTCTCGTACGCTGGAGTTACAAAAGCAAAATCATACTCCCCCGCTTTTGCTGCTTCACTAATCTCAGCGGCTATATGAGCCCTTTCCATTATAGTCGGAACCAGTTTCTTTAAAATGTCTTCCGAGTAACCTGCCATTACTTTAAGTTCATCAGGTAGAGCCTTACTAACGTAAGCATATACTTCATCATCACTCAGTTTAGCTAGGTGCTGCTTGTTCATCCAAAGCAACTTCTCTTCATTAAAGACAGCGCCGGCTTTTTGAATCTTTGTAACATCAAACGCAGCCACCAGATCATCAAACGTGAAGACCTCCTGTTCAGTTCCTGGATTCCAGCCGGTAAGCGCTAAGAAATTCACCATTGTTTCTGGCAAAAAACCTTCATCTCGATATTCAAAAATATCCTTCGCCCCATCTCGCTTGCCCAGCTTTTTGGTTCTATCATCTCTGAGTATCGGTGGCAGAGTGACAAAGACTGGGTACGGTATCTCCAAAGCATCGTAGATGCTTAAAAACTTTGGTGTACTGGCAATAAACTCATCCGCCCGCATGATGTGAGTAACACCCATCTCGAAATCGTCAACTATGTGTGCAAAGTTGTAAGTAGGATACCCATCACTTTTAATAAGGACAATATCATCCAACATTTCCTCCCCCGCCGACAATTCACCTCGGACAGCATCTTGCCAGGTGTAGCGTTTTAGTTCCGGTACCTTTAAGCGAAGTGGCTTTGTTTTATCCCAAGCCGGCAAGACGTCTGGTCTATGATTTCTAAATAAAAAAGGTTTTTTGGCTTCTTTAGCCTGAGTCTTAAAAGCTTCGATTTCTTCCGCGGTGTAGGGATCCTGGTAAGCTAATCCCCTATCAACCAGTTTTTTGGCGTAGCGGTGGTAGACATCTAGTCTTTCGGACTGTATGCACGAACCAAATGGCCCTGGTTTGTCTGGTCCATAATCCCATTCAATATTGAGCCAAGTAAGAGTCTCTTTAATATGACTTATGGAATCAGCCACCTCGCGCTTCTTGTCGGTATCTTCAATCCTGAGAATAAAAGTTCCATTATGCTTTTTGGCAAATAAATAGGAAAAAAGAGCCGTACGAGCGCTACCAATATGCATAAAGCCCGTTGGAGACGGGGCAAAACGCGTAACTATTTTGTGGTTGTCAGTTTTAGGATCCGTGTTCATCTCCGATTTTTATTAGGATATCTGATATTTTTTCAGCAGCGTTTGGTATTGCAAAATTAGAAGCCGCTTGACTCATCTTATTCCACTGCTCTTGATTCTCCATAATAGAGCCAATTTCATTTAGAAGCAAGGTCTCGGTTATATTGTGCTCTTCAATTACCGTAGCGGCACCAGAACGGGCGTAAGCATAGGCATTGCTACGCTGATCACGACTAATGTCTTCAGGGATTGGGATAACAATACTCGGCTTACCATGAAGCGCAATTTCAAATAAAGTTGTACTTCCGGCCCTAGTTATGATAACAGAAGCTACACTCATGATAGCTCCGACCATTTCTGAAGAAATGTGACCAACAGAATAGTAACGTTCTTGAAGAACAGGGTCAGTAATAAGCGCCTTGGCTGTAACCAAAAGCTCGTCTTGATTGCGGGCACCGGTCTGATGAAAAACTCGATACTTAGGTAATAACTCATCCAACACACGTAGGATTACATTATTAATACGTTCTGAACCTAGTGAACCACCGGTCACATAAATAATTGGGAGATCACTTGGAATATTAAGAAGTGTATACGGATCAGCTGTATTGGTTAGAGTACTGGTTCGTACCGGGATGCCGACCAGCGCAGTTTTTTCCTTCGGAAAAAACTGCGCTGCTTCAGGATAAGAAACCGCAATATATTCAGCAAAGTTACGTACCAACTTATTGGCTCGACCCGGAACAGCATCTGATTCATGTATAACCACCGGTATCCTAAGGAACCAAGCTGCTAATGTAACAGGTACGCTAGTGAACCCCCCTTTACTAAAAATTACATCAGGGTAAATCAAAAACAACTTCCAGATAGCTACGAATATACCAAAAAAAGTTCTAAAAGGATCAAGGAAATTATTGACTGAAAAATATAACCTTAGTTTACCAGCCGGACACTTTACGTACCTAATGTTAAGCCGCTCCAGAGCCTCACTATCGTAAGGATCAGGACCAATATAATACAAATCAGGTTTTTTGGGAGAATTATTCAAAACCTCAGCGATTGCAATAAGTGGATTAAAGTGCCCACCAGATCCACCACCTACAAACATTATTCTCATATGTAGATTAGTTTATCATACCCGTGATTTACTGATGCGGTACTTTGACACATTTAACACAATACCCAAAACCGCCAAAGTAACGAGCATAGCCGTCCCACCATGACTAATAAGTGGTAAAGGCAACCCAGCCAGTGGAAACAAACCAATCATGGCAGCGATATTTAAAAAAGCCTGACTCACAATCAAAGTCATAAAACCAACCACCAGTAACACGCCAAACAAATCATTGGTTTGGGTGGCGATTTTAAAGCCTCGAAAAGTGAACAAAGCTAAAATGGATATTAGGAGTAAAGAGCCGATAAAACCAAACTCTTCAGCGTACACAGCGAAAATAGAATCTCCAATTGGTTCGGGCAAATACTCAAACTTCTGGATACTTTGACCGTAACCACGCCCTGTTACCTCTCCTGAACCAACCGCAATCAAGGACTGCTGAATCTGGTAGCCACTACCTAAAGGATCAGCTTCAGGATGCAGAAAAACGGTTAGGCGGTCAATCAAATACGGGCGCATTGAAACCACAATGGTGATCAAAATCAATCCCCCCAACGCCATCACTCCAATATGTTTCCAATTAGCCCCAGCCGTCAAAAACATCGCCATGCCTGATAGTGCCATCAAAAAGAAAGTGTCTGTGTCTGGGAGTGATAACATTACCAAACCAACTATACCCACAGCTGCCACAAATGGCAGCACTCCATAGCGCCAGGAATCTATCTGTTTATGAAGACCAGATAATAGAGTAGCCACGTAAATCACAAACCCAACCTTAAGAAACTCCGACGGTTGGACAGTTGTAATACCAAGGTCAAGCCAACGAGTCGCTCCACCATGCGACATACCTATACCGGGAATAAAAACCGCTAAGGTAAAAAGTATGCTGGCCACAAAAATATAAAAAGCGTATTTTCGCCAGTGTCGATAATATATATGACTAGTGATAAGTAGTGCCAATCCCCCACCAACAATACCAAAGAAGAATTGGCTAAATGCAACTGACCCAAAACTAGCACCATTTCGTGCCAAAAGACCTAGGGAGGCTGAGGTAAAAATAAAAAAGCCCAACACTACCAAAACACCAATCAGAATTAACAGAATCGGATCAACTGTCTTTGGTGAGGAATTTTTCATTGACGTTTATTATAAAACACTTAGAACCTCAATCAAATAAAAATTTTCGAATAAATCTAGTGATCAAAAAATAAATTAAACTAAAGTTAGTATAATCAAACCAAGTGCGGCACACATCATACCAATAATCCAGTAACGCATTGTTACCTTGTATGAAGGCCAACCAATCGCTTCAAAATGGTGATGTAAGGGAGCAATTCTGAAAAACTTTTTACCGGTAAACTTACGATAAGTCACCTGTATAACATTCGACAAGACTGTTACCACGAGCAAAAAACCGATGATCGGAAAGAGTGATATGCCGTATCCATCGACCAATTGATCAGTCATCAAGACCACTACCGCTAAAGTCAAAGTCAGAGCCATTGAGCCGGTTTCCGTCATCCAGAAGCGAGCCGGTGGTATATTAAACCAAAGAAAAGCTAAGATAGCACCGGTAACCATCGCACAAAAAGCTGCTAGGTCATATTGCGACTGCAATATAGCCACACCAGAGTAAGCAGAAAAGATGATAGCAAAAACTCCACCTGATAAACCATCGATACCATCAATTACTCCACTAGCATACAAAGCGTTTGTCAACAACACAAAAAAAGGAATTAGCAAGACCCCAACGTAGATTGGATCAAAAAATGGCAGACCGATAGTGGTTACACCCAGCTTGGCATAAAACCACCAACCAATAAACGCGGCTAATATACTGATAAACACTAGTCGTACCGATAGCCTAACCCCCTTCCCGCCGTGTTGAATATCATAAAAATCATTCAAAAAACCAATTGCTGCTCCAATAAACAAAACCGTAAACGGTATCCATGTTTGTGAGCGACTTAGAAAAAATAGGTCTGAGAAAAATTTATCATCACTCATTAAGGTAAAGATAAACAACATTCCAATAGTGAGAAAGATACTCCCCCAGATCACTGTACCACCCATTCTTGGGGTCTTTGTCTCGTGATCACCCTTGAGACGATTGAATTCAACCGCTTCATGTCCTCCAAGCGCTGTCTTCCCTCCCTCTTTCTTCCAAGCCTTATGCTTATAGAGATAATGAGTGATTATTGGAGTTATCAGTATACCAATAGCGAAGGACAACACAGCGGGAAATAGAATTTTTATAATAGTTATATCCATACTTGATCTAATTTATTCTGACTTAACTACTGTTCCCTGCACAGCCTCAATCAACTTTTGCACATCACTGAACCGTTCGCTTATAGTTGAACCGAGTACTGTAATAACTACCGGATGAGCAAAACCAATATCTAGAGCCACGGTCAGATTACCGCCCGCCAAATCAGTGTACCCTGTTTTAGAACCAATTAAATTAGGAATTTCATCAACAATATTATTGGTGTTTTTAGCCTCATGATATTCACCAGCTAAATTATAAATTTTTGCATGATCAGATATAGTTGGAGCTAATATAGCTGGGTAATTAGTCAGTATATACTCCATTAAAAAAGAAACATCACGAGCTGTCCCATAAGCCCCAGCCTCACCGGCTGAGAGATCAAGACCGGTTGGGTTTAAGTAGCTTAAATCCGTGAATCCAAGTTCTTTGGCTCGTAGATTCATAGCTGTTACAAATTGAGCCACAGCATCTCCATCACCTAGCTTAGCTCCAACCGAATTAGCTATAGCATAAGCCGCACTATTGTACGAGGACACTAAGGCAAAGTCGGCAAGATCACGAATGTTGAACACCTCTCCTTCATTTAAATTCCCGCCACTTTCTTGGCTAGCAGCCACTGTACCCACCGTTACATACTCATCATCATCTAGTAGCTCATAGGCCAATAAAGCAGTCATTAATTTAGTAATAGAAGCCAGCGCTAGTTTTTCATCAGCATTTTTTTGATACAAGACTCGCTGCTCTTTAACATCCCAAACAAAAGCTGCTTGGGCCTGAATATCAACTACATCGATCTTTTGGAGCACCTTATTCTCCTGAGTTGGCGGAGTTAAGGTGGCCACATTCTTTATTGGCGGCACTTCTTCGTGATTTAGAGCTGTCATTGTTTTCGGTATTATCACTCCGGCAAATATACCACCAAGGATCAGAAGCAATATCGACAGTTGAGCTACAACCGGAAAGCGTGTAGCGGGTTTCTCCTCAATCGGTTCAGGAGCGGTTTCAATCACAAACTTTTCTTCATCATTCATACATCTTCTTTTATATAATCGGCGCTAAACTTTTCCAAAGTATCAGCTATTTGCGCAAAATCTGGTAGCTCCTGCTTGCGGGTTACACCAAGTTCGGCCAGTAAGGCTGGGGAAATAACAAACTTTGTTTGATTTGATTTAACATCTTTCTCCTTCTCAATCAGACCGCGAATTAATAAGTTTCGTAAAATAAAGGATGAGTTAACACCGCGAATCCGGTCAATCTCTCCCCGACTAACCGGAGACTGATATAGAATAATAGCCAGAGTTTCGGCACCCGCTTTACCGATATCATTCTTCATTTCATTTTTACGTAGCTCTTCAATTACCGGCGCCAACTCTGGCGCTGTCACCAACTGAATATCATGATCAGTCTCAATTACGCGTGTCGCTCCGGACTTAAGCCGTTCATGTAAAGTCATCATGGCCGTAGTAAAGTCCTCCTCGGAAATATCAAAAATCTTCATCACCGTCCGCTTTTTTTGGGGAGCCGATTTATAAAACAAAAAACCCTCGATTAGCACATCAATTGGCATTTTGTGATTGTAACATATAAAAAATAAGGCACCTACCCGGCATATGTTATCTTTTTTACGCCAATATATTTGACGTACTGGAATGCTCGTGTTTTACTGGGAGAGATTAGCAGTACTTTGATTAACATAACGATACCGAGGTGAAAATGTGAAAAAACTTTTAAACTTACTAGCATCAGGACAGGCTTTTACACTATTGTCTATAATATTTATAGCCCTTATTGTAGCAATCTACGTACACAGAACTGATCCAGTAGAACCTGCTATACTTACATTTATTTTCGCAACTCTCCTTGTAGCTATTGGGTATTCAGTTGGATATTATTCACCGAATAAACAATATAACACGTACGGCAGAAGCCTAAGTGGTGATGTTAAAGTGGTAAGCGAAAGTGGAAACTGGTCTGATTTTAACAGGATAACCAAATGGGGTGTTGAGAAATTAGATGGTGAATTTTGGCACTATGTTTATATCGCTGAAATTACACCTAAAATCAATGAGTGCGATAGAAATACTACGACCTTAGACCATTTTTGCATAGAAGTCAGGGATAGTTTTTCTAAGCAGGATATATTATCTGGGAACACTAGAACTCACGGTTATAATTCCAGTAATTTCTTTATAGATGACGACACACCTTTGGGGAGATTGATGGTTTTTTGTGGTAATCTAATCAGATACGAATTCATCTGCAGAAAACCTCCTGAGCCAGGAATGGTTTATATGAAAACCCTTGATGGAAAGACCATAACCGGACAGGTATTAGTACCAGGAAAATAGTTCCGACAAATGGATAACAACCGACTGATGTCAGAGACATCAGTCGGCTTTTTTAGTAATAAGTTGGGGTTTGGCTTTTATCCAACTCTATCTCAATATCATCATAGCGGCGACTCTGAGTAATAATCAGATTACCCTGTTTGAATAACTCCAAAACAGCCAAAAAACTGACAATCACCATCTTTTTCTCCGGTTCATTGGCACTAAGATCAGAAAAACGTAAGTAGGAACTACGCTTAATCCTGGCTTCTAGATTTTGCATCATTTGCTCCAGGCTAATCACTGTCTTGATTTGCGCCTTGGCCGGAGACTCTTTCTTGGGCAGACCGTTTATCGCATCAATCATAGCTTGGTGAAGCTGTGATAGCTGACAGTACTTGTCCGGTAAAAATAACGGAGTGGCTGGCGCCGTAAACTTAGGCCCATAGAGACGATTTTTACCAAAAATGTTTTGTAGAGAGACAGCCGCATCACGAATAACCTGATACCGTTTCAATCTTTCCTCCAAGTCCTCAATCGAAGATTCTTCTTCCTCAGTCAGCTCTAGCACCGGCAGAAGTGACTTGGACTTTACTAGGAGTAAGGTAGCAGCTAGGGATATAAACTGCGCTGTGTTGGGCAAGGACATCTCTTGCATCTCACTCACGTGACGCATATATTCGTCAGTCACTGCAGCCAGAGAGATATCGTTGATAAGCAACTTACGCTTTTCTACCAAATCTAACAGCAGTTCCAACGGTCCTTCGAAAACGTCGGTTTTGATGGAAAAGTTTGATGTGGCGAGCGGTTGCATGGTTATAATAATATTAGCATATGGAAAGCGGGAAAAGTAAGGCGCCGCCGACTACGTCGGCGGCGCCTTACTTTTCCCGTCTCCTAAAGAGAGAAATATACGAAACGAGCGCAGATAGCTTCTTTTGAGTGAAGCTTAGTAGCTCTCCAAAAACTTTACCAG
Above is a genomic segment from Candidatus Nomurabacteria bacterium containing:
- the murI gene encoding glutamate racemase, whose translation is MKIGFFDSGLGGLTILKAVATELPEYDYEYYGDTANLPYGDKTEEEIFILTKQGIEHLFKKECLLVIVACNTASAETLRKLQTEYLPHTHPDKKVLGVIIPTIEELLEESVTHTILIGTNRTIESKKYESEIKKHKEELKVTAIKTPELVPLIEGRQYEDALCVVSKIIDERKGEQGIILGCTHYTILKEKLEEKYTGSDFKIFSQDLIIPSKLKKYLENHPEIETKLSKNYRRNIYLTDNSNQYDELIETILNGHLI
- a CDS encoding cell division protein FtsW codes for the protein MKNSSPKTVDPILLILIGVLVVLGFFIFTSASLGLLARNGASFGSVAFSQFFFGIVGGGLALLITSHIYYRHWRKYAFYIFVASILFTLAVFIPGIGMSHGGATRWLDLGITTVQPSEFLKVGFVIYVATLLSGLHKQIDSWRYGVLPFVAAVGIVGLVMLSLPDTDTFFLMALSGMAMFLTAGANWKHIGVMALGGLILITIVVSMRPYLIDRLTVFLHPEADPLGSGYQIQQSLIAVGSGEVTGRGYGQSIQKFEYLPEPIGDSIFAVYAEEFGFIGSLLLISILALFTFRGFKIATQTNDLFGVLLVVGFMTLIVSQAFLNIAAMIGLFPLAGLPLPLISHGGTAMLVTLAVLGIVLNVSKYRISKSRV
- a CDS encoding peptidoglycan DD-metalloendopeptidase family protein produces the protein MKLQKTVTAFLFGLFLAPLFWFSLPLVHAQTSELEKLKQDIQDRGSRLADIEKEIAKFELQLMEVGAEKQSLQKAINQLTLERKKVQAEISRTETLISSTDLEINKLILEISKTEKDIDTNKEAIAEIIRAQYKTEDLTLVELLLRNKKFSEFWNSLEAHKSVQNSMAIKVEELVSLHKLLDEKREESTQKRNDLKSLHSQYKDQNVVLTNNQAEQADLLEVTKNEEKNYQQLLAEKQQAREQIVKEIRDYETKLKFFLDPNSVPTPGTAVFAWPLKNIIITQYFGGSEFAKRNPGIYGGRAYHPGIDLSAPRGTAIYAPLSGTVRATGNTDIVPGCYSWGKWTLIDHANGLSTLYAHQDVQSVSPGQKVTTGDIIGYTGNTGFSTGPHLHFTVYAKDGVSVRKFNEIKTVTSCGPASTPVAASDAYLDPVLYLPPQ
- a CDS encoding glutamate--tRNA ligase, which gives rise to MNTDPKTDNHKIVTRFAPSPTGFMHIGSARTALFSYLFAKKHNGTFILRIEDTDKKREVADSISHIKETLTWLNIEWDYGPDKPGPFGSCIQSERLDVYHRYAKKLVDRGLAYQDPYTAEEIEAFKTQAKEAKKPFLFRNHRPDVLPAWDKTKPLRLKVPELKRYTWQDAVRGELSAGEEMLDDIVLIKSDGYPTYNFAHIVDDFEMGVTHIMRADEFIASTPKFLSIYDALEIPYPVFVTLPPILRDDRTKKLGKRDGAKDIFEYRDEGFLPETMVNFLALTGWNPGTEQEVFTFDDLVAAFDVTKIQKAGAVFNEEKLLWMNKQHLAKLSDDEVYAYVSKALPDELKVMAGYSEDILKKLVPTIMERAHIAAEISEAAKAGEYDFAFVTPAYETDILKWKKDNDVIEALPRLQKALNLLKEADFSTPDSVKNDLWDYAEEVGRGELLWPLRVALSGRERSPDPFTIAYIIGREETLKRISVACDKIKR
- a CDS encoding UDP-N-acetylglucosamine--N-acetylmuramyl-(pentapeptide) pyrophosphoryl-undecaprenol N-acetylglucosamine transferase produces the protein MRIMFVGGGSGGHFNPLIAIAEVLNNSPKKPDLYYIGPDPYDSEALERLNIRYVKCPAGKLRLYFSVNNFLDPFRTFFGIFVAIWKLFLIYPDVIFSKGGFTSVPVTLAAWFLRIPVVIHESDAVPGRANKLVRNFAEYIAVSYPEAAQFFPKEKTALVGIPVRTSTLTNTADPYTLLNIPSDLPIIYVTGGSLGSERINNVILRVLDELLPKYRVFHQTGARNQDELLVTAKALITDPVLQERYYSVGHISSEMVGAIMSVASVIITRAGSTTLFEIALHGKPSIVIPIPEDISRDQRSNAYAYARSGAATVIEEHNITETLLLNEIGSIMENQEQWNKMSQAASNFAIPNAAEKISDILIKIGDEHGS
- a CDS encoding EVE domain-containing protein — encoded protein: MRYWLMKSEPSEYSIDDLAKAKEGFWDGVRNYQVRNMFRDDMKIGDRALFYHSNTKDIGVVGEMEVVKSAIPDPTQFDKKNKHYDPKSAIDNPRWLGPTVKFISKFSKIVTLNEIKKNKTFADLPLVKKGNRLSVISISKKHYETLVKMGR